One stretch of Harmonia axyridis chromosome 1, icHarAxyr1.1, whole genome shotgun sequence DNA includes these proteins:
- the LOC123688719 gene encoding protein artichoke, translated as MVNWLLPFQLWLISTLALAQDNFRPCSELSKEFKFPCRCALGSIETVLGGNPSIYVNCDSVVFSSDLPSLPYGAPIVSFSQRHAGHQALPSQVFASTSMPLRRIDLSNNALRKLTDNSLSGFRSTLVELRLADNLLGDTLNPIFSSNEFHGLSQLKILDLSGNRIRAIEEGIFEGCRELKEVYLDRNSMTSVPSSSLNGPRNLRILSLKSNRIGDLKGGPLFPSQQNLEQLILDDNVVSMVESGTFSGLKNLKVLRLSKNKLKKFNSDALEGIENVEEIDFSQNFIEDFPTIAISSLQQLRFLNLSSNLIQEIHQNNLAPFVNLNVLDLSRNSIANLGPGTFLGLRKLKKIDISVNSLRTVEDDAFEGLDELEELNLKDNNILLIPASALGRLPKLTSLQLDYNRIAALSGDILKSIANQVTNLVISKNIIRELPQASFQYFQQLEKLDLSRNLIANLNSNAFLGLENTLYHLDLSRNRISAFSGSPLSLTKLKTLDLSENNLSQLTKSTFNLLTSLSSLNLSNNQLKMIPADLLQKATSLETIDLSSTSLKVLPPQLFSKLNFLKEVFLSYNLITEVATGVFSNLPNLTTIDLSNNNINNIRQGAFVNVMSVKKLILKHNHLSSFKGEIFNTGTSLEVLDISNNRLSYLYPSSFRIHPRLREIHASNNKFVFFPAELIATLQFLEYIDLSKNSLKTVDELDFARLPRLRSLNLAHNQIESISEMAFHNSTQLQIVDLSDNSLDRLGERTFEGLIRLQMLNLDDNLFSDLPETVFDRSRVEMLESISLAGNKFKEAPLESLKKQYFFISSVDLSRNQIKEVSGEDSIMVNIKKFDLSFNPLSKRSIRNILGEPKTVRELNLAGTGITEVVRLETPFLNSLNLSHNNITSLPDQVFDRTTLLESLDLSDNSIENISDLQLRSLKSLRVLDLSHNPIQVVSQQDFEGFDAESLRSLRIHDLNECTRLEKGAFKSFSNLNHLDAFGYPKLGYLDLHGFLQKLVSIERINIESKDAAVGGDQFSPVLHPRLKELGISGSRLRSISSGTFSTLKGEYVTIKLRNTSVTALPPALFFAVPRSSKIILDVTGSQLSTLSPQFLSSLEDRRGDLKIVGLESNPIICDCGSRALRRWLPHHMTNLRCVGPDYLKGKLLADIGDDELTCDHRAFTSTTSHPSPSTVSTQRTTRYQARTTEPEIIWSLATTPKPKPKPKPKQPAIGQFTLNNEDTLIISIVGGVIAFIAILIIIICIIRLKMSSQQFKHGQDGTPMGQIMGPGSSCACSVKGVPPLYGLPPSYATLPYKIQGAPSLRPSNYSTLGRLPYQHSQQPYMISGLVGDEKIYR; from the exons GTCAACTGGTTGCTACCATTCCAACTTTGGTTGATATCAACTCTGGCCTTGGCCCAAGACAATTTTAGACCATGCAGCGAACTGTCCAAAGAATTCAAATTTCCCTGCAGATGTGCTCTGGGCTCTATAGAAACAGTATTGGGTGGAAACCCTTCGATTTACGTGAATTGCGATAGTGTGGTGTTCTCCAGCGACCTGCCCAGCTTGCCATATGGGGCTCCCATAGTTTCTTTCAGTCAGAGACATGCCGGACATCAGGCATTACCGTCCCAG GTTTTCGCATCCACCAGCATGCCGCTGAGAAGGATTGACCTATCCAACAATGCGTTGAGGAAGCTAACGGATAATTCTTTGTCCGGATTCAGGTCAACTTTGGTTGAGTTGCGTCTTGCCGACAATCTTCTGGGAGACACGCTGAACCCCATATTTTCCAGCAACGAATTCCACGGATTGTCCCAGTTGAAAATCCTGGATCTTAGCGGGAACAGGATAAGGGCCATCGAAGAGGGTATTTTCGAGGGCTGCAGGGAGTTGAAA gagGTTTACTTGGATAGGAACAGCATGACTTCGGTACCGAGTTCTTCGTTGAATGGACCTAGGAATCTGAGGATTTTATCTTTGAAGAGCAACAGAATCG GTGACCTGAAGGGTGGTCCTCTTTTTCCATCTCAACAAAACTTGGAACAGTTGATCTTAGAtgacaatgtggtttccatggTTGAAAGCGGCACCTTTTCCGGTCTTAAAAACCTGAAAGTCCTTCGATTGTCcaagaataaattgaaaaaattcaacagcGACGCCTTGGAAGGTATCGAGAACGTCGAGGAAATCGACTTTTCGCAGAATTTCATTGAAGATTTTCCAACAATTGCCATTTCATCATTACAGCAACTTCGTTTCCTGAATCTCTCATCTAATCTGATACAG GAAATACATCAGAATAATTTGGCCCCCTTCGTGAATCTCAATGTGTTGGATTTGAGCAGAAATAGCATAGCAAATTTGGGACCTGGAACTTTCCTTGGTTTgaggaaattgaagaaaatcgaCATTAGCGTAAACTCCTTGCGAACG GTTGAAGATGACGCCTTCGAAGGTTTAGACGAACTTGAAGAACTCAATCTAAAAGACAATAATATACTCCTGATACCAGCATCAGCCCTTGGCAGACTGCCAAAACTGACTTCCCTCCAATTGGACTACAACAGAATTGCGGCTTTATCAGGTGACATATTGAAGTCGATAGCGAACCAAGTTACCAACCTAGTAATATCCAAGAACATAATCAGAGAACTGCCCCAAGCTTCTTTCCAATACTTCCAACAATTAGAGAAGTTGGACTTGAGTAGAAACCTCATCGCAAACCTGAACTCCAATGCATTTTTAGGCTTGGAGAACACTTTGTATCATCTGGACTTGTCTAGGAATAGGATATCAGCATTTTCAGGAAGTCCGTTGTCGTTGACCAAACTGAAGACTTTAGACCTGAGTGAGAACAACTTGTCTCAGTTGACAAAGAGCACTTTTAACCTCCTAACTTCTCTTTCGAGTCTCAACCTGAGCAATAACCAGTTGAAGATGATACCTGCAGATTTATTGCAGAAAGCAACCTCTTTAGAAACGATAGACCTAAGCTCGACTTCGTTGAAGGTTTTACCCCCACAACTCTTCAGTAAGCTAAATTTCTTAAAGGAGGTATTCTTATCCTACAACTTAATAACAGAGGTAGCAACTGGAGTCTTCTCCAACTTGCCCAACCTAACAACAATTGATTTATCGAACAACAATATCAACAACATCCGACAAGGTGCTTTTGTTAATGTGATGAGTGTGAAGAAGTTGATCCTAAAACACAACCATCTGAGCTCTTTTAAAGGCGAGATTTTTAACACCGGGACGAGTTTGGAAGTCTTGGATATATCGAATAACCGTCTTAGCTACCTGTATCCATCCTCCTTCAGGATTCATCCAAGGTTGAGGGAGATCCACGCTTCCAACAACAAGTTTGTGTTTTTCCCTGCTGAGCTCATAGCTACCTTGCAGTTCTTAGAATACATCGATCTGTCCAAGAATTCGCTGAAGACGGTAGATGAGTTGGACTTCGCCAGGCTTCCAAGGCTTAGATCCTTGAATTTGGCTCATAACCAGATAGAGTCTATTAGCGAGATGGCCTTCCATAACTCCACGCAACTTCAAATAGTTGATTTGAGTGACAACAGCCTGGATAGACTCGGTGAAAGAACATTTGAAGGCCTTATCAGGCTTCAGATGTTGAACCTGGATGATAACCTCTTCTCGGACCTTCCAGAAACTGTGTTCGATAGAAGCAGGGTTGAGATGTTGGAGAGCATAAGTTTGGCAGGAAATAAGTTCAAAGAGGCACCCTTGGAATCcttgaaaaaacaatatttcttcATATCTTCCGTTGACTTATCACGAAACCAGATAAAAGAGGTATCTGGAGAAGACAGCATCATGGTGAACATCAAAAAGTTTGATTTATCCTTTAACCCTCTATCAAAAAGGTCGATCAGGAACATCCTAGGGGAACCAAAGACAGTAAGAGAGTTGAACCTGGCTGGAACTGGGATAACAGAGGTGGTACGCTTGGAAACCCCCTTCCTGAACAGTCTGAATTTGTCACACAACAACATCACCAGTCTTCCAGATCAAGTGTTCGATCGTACCACCCTCCTGGAGTCTCTAGATCTATCCGACAATTCGATAGAGAATATATCGGACCTTCAGCTGAGGTCTTTGAAGTCCCTCAGAGTCCTCGACTTATCACACAACCCTATACAGGTAGTATCGCAACAAGACTTCGAAGGTTTTGATGCAGAAAGCTTGAGGTCCCTTAGGATCCACGATTTGAACGAGTGTACCAGATTGGAGAAGGGTGCTTTTAAGTCTttctcaaacctcaaccatCTGGATGCTTTTGGATACCCCAAACTAGGGTATCTGGATCTGCACGGTTTCTTGCAGAAGTTGGTGTCGATAGAAAGGATAAATATAGAGAGCAAAGATGCTGCTGTTGGTGGCGACCAATTCAGTCCAGTCCTACACCCTAGGCTGAAGGAATTGGGGATCAGCGGGTCCAGGTTGAGAAGTATATCTTCTGGTACTTTCTCTACACTGAAAGGAGAATATGTGACGATAAAATTGAGGAATACTTCGGTCACTGCTTTGCCACCAGCACTCTTCTTCGCGGTGCCAAGATCGTCTAAGATTATTTTGGATGTTACTGGAAGCCAGTTGAGTACATTGAGCCCTCAGTTTTTGTCTTCATTAGAAGACAGACGTGGTGATCTGAAGATCGTAGGTTTGGAGAGTAATCCTATAATTTGTGACTGTGGTTCCAGGGCCTTGAGACGGTGGTTGCCGCATCACATGACTAATTTAAGGTGTGTAGGTCCTGATTACCTTAAAGGGAAGTTACTGGCTGATATAGGAGACGATGAACTCACTTGCGACCATAGAGCTTTCACTTCAACGACGTCCCATCCTAGTCCAAGCACTGTCAGCACTCAAAGAACCACAAGGTATCAAGCCAGAACCACAGAACCCGAGATAATATGGTCTTTGGCGACTACGCCAAAGCCAAAGCCTAAACCCAAACCTAAGCAACCAGCAATCGGACAGTTCACCTTGAACAACGAAGACACATTGATCATAAGCATAGTAGGAGGTGTTATCGCTTTCATAGCCATCCTGATCATCATCATCTGCATTATTCGACTCAAGATGTCCAGTCAACAGTTCAAGCATGGGCAGGACGGCACCCCCATGGGTCAGATCATGGGCCCGGGAAGTTCTTGTGCGTGTAGTGTTAAAGGCGTACCGCCATTGTATGGTTTGCCTCCCTCTTATGCCACGTTGCCATACAAGATACAGGGTGCGCCTTCGCTGAGACCTTCGAACTATTCTACGTTAGGGCGTTTGCCCTACCAGCACAGTCAGCAACCATACATGATTTCCGGTCTGGTCGGAGATGAAAAGATCTATCGGTAA
- the LOC123688720 gene encoding UDP-glucosyltransferase 2-like, translating to MGRFNSKQLCIFACFLSNIDCAKILGVFILPGPSQYMAGSTLMKILAARGHEVTVVSVFGENNPPKNYRDVVLDGIYEKFTNDHQPNMFNRVSKDLLKPLEIHQMTMAIMENVFNHSKFQEFMNTKQEFDLVILEQLQTEALKYIAHHFEAPLIVYSAMDANYWTNPYQGNPEPPSYVPNVHLPYSCTMSFFQRLWNSLMYVYNLILREFLVHPQQEQLLHKYYPQAPSLDSMMYNVSLVLLNSDLSVYEPVPKVPSMVTIGGFHIKAPKALPEDLQRLLDEAEQGVVYFSMGSNLKSKNIPSQTRDFLLRTFAELKETVFWKFEDESLKNKPTNVVVRKWFPQNDVLAHRNIKLLITHGGIFSSMEAVYHGVPVLALPVFADQYVNSIRATLNGYARNIPFRELTEEKFREDLEELLRNPKYKANAERRSLIMKDKPLTSAENLIFHVEHVIRHKGAGHLRVAALDLNIFQYLLLDVITFMVCSVILSIFILKFLLRRLFNLVNKKKTKTH from the exons ATGGGGCGCTTCAATTCGAAACAATTATGCATATTTGCGTGTTTTTTGTCAAATATAGACTGCGCTAAAATACTCGGGGTGTTTATTTTACCCGGTCCCAGCCAATATATGGCAGGTAGCACGTTGATGAAAATTTTAGCAGCAAGAGGACACGAAGTGACTGTTGTTAGTGTTTTTGGAGAAAATAACCCCCCAAAAAATTACAGGGACGTAGTTCTCGATGGTATTTACGAAAAATTCACCAACG ACCACCAGCCCAATATGTTCAACCGAGTGTCAAAAGACCTCTTGAAACCCTTAGAAATCCACCAAATGACTATGGCGATCATGGAGAACGTCTTCAACCACTCTAAATTCCAGGAATTCATGAACACCAAGCAAGAATTCGATCTAGTCATCTTAGAACAACTTCAAACAGAAGCATTGAAGTACATTGCTCACCACTTCGAAGCTCCTCTCATTGTTTACAGCGCCATGGATGCCAACTACTGGACCAACCCCTACCAAGGCAACCCTGAACCTCCATCTTACGTTCCAAACGTCCATCTACCCTACAGTTGCACCATGTCCTTTTTTCAACGCTTGTGGAACTCCCTTATGTACGTCTATAACTTAATTCTACGAGAGTTCTTGGTGCACCCTCAGCAAGAACAACTCCTTCACAAATATTATCCGCAGGCACCGAGTCTGGACAGTATGATGTACAACGTGTCTTTGGTGCTTCTAAATTCGGATCTGAGCGTGTATGAGCCAGTACCAAAGGTTCCAAGCATGGTAACCATAGGTGGGTTTCATATCAAAGCCCCAAAAGCCTTACCAGAAGACCTGCAAAGATTGCTCGATGAAGCGGAGCAGGGCGTAGTTTACTTCAGTATGGGTTCCAACTTAAAGAGCAAGAATATTCCAAGCCAGACCAGGGATTTTCTCTTGAGGACCTTCGcagagttgaaagaaacagtgTTCTGGAAGTTTGAAGATGAAAGTTTGAAGAATAAACCTACGAATGTTGTGGTTAGGAAGTGGTTTCCACAAAATGACGTTTTAG CACACAGAAACATCAAGCTCCTCATCACACACGGTGGTATTTTTAGTTCGATGGAAGCAGTCTACCACGGGGTTCCTGTGTTAGCCCTACCAGTATTCGCTGACCAATACGTGAACTCTATCAGAGCAACTTTGAACGGTTATGCTAGGAATATACCCTTCAGAGAACTCACAGAGGAAAAATTCCGAGAGGACCTAGAAGAGTTATTGAGGAATCCCAA ataCAAGGCTAATGCAGAAAGAAGATCACTGATAATGAAGGATAAGCCTCTAACCTCTgcagaaaatttgatttttcacgTTGAACATGTCATAAGGCATAAGGGTGCTGGACATTTGAGAGTAGCAGCCTTGGATTTGAACATATTTCAGTATCTTCTCTTAGATGTCATAACTTTCATGGTTTGCTCAGTAATTTTATCAatcttcattttgaaatttttgttaagAAGATTATTCAATTTGGTAAATAAGAAGAAAACTAAAACACATTGA